The segment CTGCACGGCGAAATTCTGGAAGGCCGGGCTGCTGTCGAACAACATCGACCCCAACGCGCGCCTGTGCATGGCAAGCGCCGTCGTGGCCTTCATGAACGTGTTCCAAACCGACGAGCCCGCGGGGTGCTACGCCGACATCGACGAGGCCGACGTGTTCGTGACCTGGGGTGCCAATATGGCAGAGGCGCACCCCATGCTGTACTCGCGCCTCACCGCCCGCAAGCTCTCGGGTAAGAACGTGCGCCACTTCGATCTGGGAACCATGCGCACGCGCACCTCGGCGAGCGCCGACAAGCTGCTTTTGTTCAAACCGGGAACCGACCTGGCCATCGCCAACTGCATTGCGAACTACCTGGTTGAGAACAAGCTCTACGACGAGAAGTTCGTCGCCGACCACCTGCAGTTCAAGCAGGGCGCCGAAAACATCGGCAACGCCCAGGACGACGGATACGACGCAAGCGATGCGGGCAAGGCTGCGGGAAACGTCTCGGGCATCACCTTCGAGGAATACGCCGAGCGCCTCAAGCCCTACACGTTCGAATACACCTCCGAGCTTTCCGGCGTGGCGATCGAGGATCTCAAGGAGCTCGCCGCCGTGTTCGCCGAGCCGGGCACCCGCATCATGTCGCTGTGGACCATGGGCGTGAACCAGCACAACCGCGGCACCTGGATGAACCACAACATCTACAACATCCACCTGCTCACGGGCAAGATCGCCCAACCCGGCAACGGCCCGTTCTCGCTCACCGGGCAGCCCAGCGCCTGCGGGACCGCGCGCGAGGTGGGCACGTTCAGCCACCGCCTCCCGGCCGACCTCGTGGTGAACAACGACGCGCATCGGCGCTACAGCGAGGCGGTGTGGAACCTGCCCGAAGGGTACCTCGACCCCATATCCAAACCCGGCTTCCACACCGTCAAGATCTTCCGCGAGCTGTCGAAGGGCAACATCGACTTTTTGTGGAGCGCACATAACAACTGGGCGGTCTCGATGCCCAACCTCACCCGCACGCTCGGACGCGGGGACCAGAAGGGCATCATGGACAGCTTCATCGTGGTGAGCGAGGTCTACCCCACCCTGTCCACCCAGTACGCCGACGTCGTGCTGCCCTCGGCCATGTGGGTCGAGCGCGAGGGCCAGTTCGGCAACGGCGAGCGCCGCACCGCGGTGTTCGAGAAAGCCGCTGACGCCCCCGGCGAGGCGCGCTGGGACCTGTGGATGCTCATGGAGGTGGCCAAGCGGGTCCTCGACGGCGAGCTGATCGACGGGGAAGACGCCTTCGACAGGCTGTTCGGGTCCGTCTACGACAAGGACGCCGCCGACTTCAAGGCCGACATGCGCGCGACCAACGCCGCCCTGTGGGAAGAGTACCGCACGTTCTCGAACCCCGGGCTCAATCCGCGCGCGGCGGCCATCAACGAATCGGCCAAGCTGAAGATGGAGGCCAAGCAGCTCGCTCCCTACGACGCCATCATCGCGGGGCACGGGCTCACCTGGCCCGCGCGCGAGGTGGACGGCGAGTGGAAACCCACGCTGTGGCGCTTCTGCGACGGCCCCCAGGAAGACGGCTTCGACCAGTACGGGGTGGAGAAGTACGGCGAGAGGGACCTTGCCGGCGGCATATCGTTCTACAAGAGCGCCAACCGCAAGCCCTCGGTGGTGTTCAGGCCCTACGAGCCGCCCGCCGAGACGCCCGACGAGCAGTTCCCCTTCTACTTCTGCACAGGACGCCTTCTGGAGCACTGGCACACCGGGTCGATGACGCGGCGCGTGCCCGAGCTGGACAAGGCCCTTCCCGAGGCGCTGCTCGAAATGAACCGCGAGGACTGCGAGCGGCTGGGCATCGCGAGCGGCGACCGCGTCAAGGTGAGGTCCCGCTGGGGCGAATTCGAGATCAACGTCTCGACGGCGGGGCGCATGGAGCCGCCCGCAGGCGTCGCCTTCGCACCCTTCTTCGCCGAGGAGAACCTGATCAACCTGGCCGTCCAGGACACCTACTGCCCCCTGTCCAAGGAGCCCGACTACAAGAAGACCTGCGTGTCCATCGAAAAGGTGGCGAAGGGAGCATGAGAAAGCCCATCGTGATCGCGCTTAGCGCAGGGCTCGTCCTCGCGCTCGGAGCCGGCGCTGCGGGATGCGCGGCGCCGTCAGGTTCGCCGAAGGCGTCGGACACCCCGCCCCACGCCCCGGCGCTCATGCCCGCAAGCCATGAAGGGCGCTTCGCCGAGCTGGGGGCGCAGGGATGCTACGGCTGCCACGGATCGAGCGAGCGGGCGGATCCGCTGCTCGCCTCCGCCCCCAAGATGCCCGCCGACCACTACCTCGGCGGCGCGGTCGACTCGCGCGAGATCGACCCGGTCAGAACGCAATGCGACACCTGCCACGGACAGGAATGAGGATCCCCATGCAAGACCATACCGTCATATCGAGCCTGATCGTCCGCGTTCTTCCCGACCACGGGGAAAGCGCGGCGGCGCGGCTCGCCTCGATCGAGGGGGTTGAGGTCCACGAAAAGCTCGAAGGCAAGATCGTCGTGACCATCGAGGCGCCCACCGTGGACTCCTCCCATGACACGGCGGCATCGTTTTCCGAGATCCCCGGCGTCATCGGCGTCGATCTGGTCTACGTGAACTTCGAGGACGACCCCGCCGTCGCAAAGGGATCGCAGCGATGAAACGCGCGAACGCGAACTGCACCCGGGTCCGCCGTGCGGTCCAGATCCTGGTCGCCGCCCTGTTCGTCGCGAGCCCCCTCGCGGCGGGCCGGGCTCTGTTCGGCGCGGCGAGGGGCTCCGAAGCACCGACGGGCGTCCCGGCCGACCTGCCCTTCTGGGGAACGCTTTCGTCCTCGCAGGTGGGACCCGTCACCCTGCTCGACCCGTTCGCCGCTGTCCAGGCGATGGCCGCCTCGCTGTCCTTCGACCCGGCCTGGCTGGTTGCGGCGGCTCCTGTCGTCGCCTTCTACGGGCTCGTGCGGGCGCGCTCGTTTTGCGGATGGGTGTGCCCGGTGAACCTCGTGCTGGAGCTCGTTGACGCGCTGCGCCGAAAGCTCCGCATCGAAGTGGCCGAGCGCGTTGTAGCCCGCCGAACGAAGATGGGCGCGGCCCTGGGCGTCGTCGTAGGTTCGGCTCTTGTCGGCATCCCGCTGTTCGAGGCGGTGTCGCCCCTCAGCGCCCTCAATAAGCTCGTCGTGGTGGGCAGTTTCGTCGGCACGATCGCGCTCGCGCTCATCGTCGCCGCCGAGCTTTTGTGGGGACATCGCGTGTGGTGCCGGTCGCTGTGCCCGCTCGGGGGGTTCTACCAGGCGCTCGGGCGCGTCGGCGTCGTGCGCATCGCCATCGACGAGCGCGCCTGCACGCGCTGCGGGCGCTGCAAAAAGGCGTGCCTCGCCGATCCCGAGATCCTCGATCCGGCTATTTACCAGGGTAGGCGCACGGTCGATGCGGGAGACTGCATGGTCTGCGGGGCCTGCATCGACGCCTGCCCAGAACGTGCGCTGCGCTACACCGCGACCGTGCCGGGATCCAACCTGTTCGACTCTTCCACCCTATCCGCCGCAAACGACAAGGAGGTGTCGCGATGAGCGACCAGACACCCGTCGCCCAGCCCGATAACGCGGGCGAGCGCCCCGAGAAACCGCGCCGAAAGACCAAGAAGCCCTTCATCTACGGGATCATCGCCCTGGCCGTCATCGGATTGGGCAGCGCGTTTTGGGTGTGGCACGAAACACCCGGCTTCTGCAACGCCATCTGCCACTCCCCCATGGACGCCACGGTGGGCACCTACAACTTCTCCTCGGGATCGCCCGCGACCGACAAATGGGGAAACCCGGTGCCCGACGGAAGCGACATGCTGGTCGTCGTCCATAAGGAAAAAGCAGGGGCCGACTGCTTGACCTGCCATATCCCCACCATCCAAGAACAGGTCAAGGAAGTGGCCGAATGGACGACGGGCAACTACTACGACCCCCTTACCGAGCGCTCCATCGCCGATCTGAACGCCTACGGCGCGCGAGCCGACGCGAATGCGCTGTGCATGAACGAAGCGTGCCACAACGTCGGGAAAGACGACCTGGCCCGCGCCACCTCGGCGCTTGCGCGCAACCCTCACGCCGAGGTCGAGGGGCACCCCCTGTTCGAGTGCAGCGACTGCCATAAGTCCCACCGCCAGTCGGTCAACGCCTGCTCGGGTTGCCACGAGGACGCGAAGATCCCCGAAGGGTGGCTCACCGTCGCCCAGGCAACGGCGCTCGCACCGCACAACGGGCGCTGATCTTCCGCGCTCCGATAAGGAAAGCGCATATCGACCGCCCGGCCCCGCAGCCCCCGCCCGCTTCCGCGGAGGGGCTGCGGGGCCGAAACCCGTTGCAGCCCTAGAAAAGGCGGTGGCGCACCACGTAATCGAACAGCTCGGGCTTGGATTTCAGCCCCAGCTTCGCCATGATCTTCGATTTGCGGCTCTCGACCGTCTTCACCGACACCGAAAGGGCATCGGCGATGTCGGCGTTCGAGAACCCCTTCACCGACAGCACGGCGATCTCGGACTCGTGCGGGGTCAGTATGCTGGGAACGTCGTCGATGCGGCGCATCGAATCCTTGATGAACGGCGATATGAGCTCGCGGCACAGGTAGCATTCCCCCGCCGCCGCCTCGCGCACGGCGCTGAAGAGATCGTCGTCCGACGAGCTTTTCAGCACGTAGCCCTTCGCCCCGTGCTGGAAGGCCTGGCGGGCGAACTCCAGCTCGTCGTGCATGGTGAGCAGCACGACCCCGCAGCGCACCGACGATCCCTCGATGCGCTCGGCCAGCAAAAGCCCCGATTTCTGACCTCCCATCGACACGTCGGACACGAGGACGTCGGGCGCGAGCTCGACCAGCATGTCCATCGCTTGCGCGGGAGAAGATGCCACCCCGACCACCTCGAAGTCGGGCTGCTGGTCGAGAATCATCCGAAAGCCCTCGGCCACCATCGAATGGTCGTCGGCGAGCACGATCCTAATCATGGCCGCCCCCGTCCAGGGGCATGATCGCCTCGACGAGCGTCCCTTCCCCCATCGTCGAGCGGACGACCAGCTCGCCTCCGAACGCCGCCGCGCGCTCCCTCATCCCGGCGATGCCCAAACCACCGCCTTTCGCCTCGGGATTGCCCACGTCGAACCCCGATCCGAAGTCCCTGACCGACAGGACCAGGCTCCCCGCGGCGCGCCTCAGGGCCACCTCGATGCGCTCGGTCCCCGAATACTTGCAGGCGTTCAGGCTCGCTTCCTGGAATATCCGGTACAGCGCCACTTCGCAGTCGGGATTGAGGCTCTCGCATTCGCAGATGTCGACCGAAGAGCGCACGCCGAAGTAATGGTCGTACTCCTTGCATTCGGCCGAAACGGCGGCGCCGAGGCCCAGCTCGTCCAACTCGGCGGGACGGAGGTTGCGGGCCAGCGAGCTGATGTGGGCCATCGCGTCGCGCAGCTGGTCGCACGCGCGGTCGAGCGCGGCGTCTTTCGCACCCGCGTCGAGCGTTCGGGCGCGGCGCAGGCCGATTTGGACCAACAGCAGCTCTTGGGCCAAACCGTCATGCAGCTCGCGGGCGATCCGCTTGCGCTCGTCTTCCTGCGCCTGGATGATCCGATGCGTGATCTCGGCATAACGGGGAGTGAGGCTCTCGCCGCTCAGCGTGAGGGCCGAGCGCGCCGAGACCCCGCGATCCGTCATGCGCGCCGCCGATTCCTGAACCCGGTCGACCAGATCCTGGCCGAAGTTGAACGGCGTCCTGAACGCGCAGATCACGATAGATGAGAGCCGATCGTCGTCGAACAGGGGAAAGCACAGGAAGCTCTCCAGCAGCTCGGCCGCCACGATGGGGAACTGGTACCAGATATCCTGCTGCATGTCGCGCTCAACGCTGCCCACCAGAAGCGCGCGGCGGGAGTTCGCCACCATGCCGAGCGCCCCCACCCCTTCGGGCAGGTGGACCCGCAGATAGCGATCGGATATATTGCCCGCCACATAATCCCACGACAGCGACTGCCAGCTGCCGCGCGGCACGCGGGAAACGCCCACGAAGTCGAATCCGAACTCCCGTTTCAGCGCGAACGCGAGATCCTGCCTATCCATAACCGTCCTATCGAGTCGAAGGTCCGAGCCTGCATCCTAACACGGAAACGGAGCGCGCCGCCGGGCGTAGGCGAACCAGGCGAGCACCGCCGTCGCCGCCGTGAAAACCGCGAGGGCCGCAAGCGCCTGCAGGTAATCGAGGCGGAACAGCATGGGGACGAAGAACGCCCCGTACGCCGCGAACGCCGACACGATGCCCGTGACCTGCCCCGCCGTCGTGCGCGACTCGAACAGGTGCGGGATCATGCGAAACGATGCCCCGTTCACCAGGCCCGTTCCCGAAAACAGGGCCATCATGCACCAGAAGAACAGGGTGAAGTCGCCCCGCGCGACGCCGCATGCGACGCCGATCGTGGCCAGCAGCATCACGACGAGCGAGGCGAGCGCCACCCGGGCGCCCGACTGGATGCGATCGGACAGCCACCCTCCCACCGGGCGGATCCCCGCGCCCACGAGCGGCCCCAGGAAGATGAACCAGTCGGAGCCGGATTGGGGGAAGACCATCGACACGATGAGGGGAAACGCCATCGAGTATCCGATGAACGACCCGAACCCGCACGAGTAGACCACCGCCATGAGCCACAGGTTCACGCGCTTGAACGGAGCCAGCGCCTGCGAGGGCGACTGCCGCTCGACGGGCACGTCGTCCATGAACAGCGCAACCAGGATGAACGCGACCGCAAGGGACGGTATCAGCAGAAAGCAGGCTCGATGCAGCGCAAGCGGTGCGGAGTCCAGCATCGGCGAGAGCGAGGCGCCCATCGCGAGCGGCGCTACGAGGTAGGCGGCGGCGACCCCGAGGTTGCCCACGCCCGCGTTGATCCCGTTGGCCGTGCCCCTGTTGCGCTTCGGGAAGAACTCCCCGATGTTGGCCATCGACCCCGAGAAGTGGGAAAGCGCGGGGCCGAGCAAGGAGAACCATAGCGCCATCTGCCAAAAGGGGGTTGCGGGATCCTGAAGCGCGAAGCCCAGGCCCGCCAGGGGGACCATCATGAGCGCCAGGCTCGAAAGCGTGAAGGCGCGCCCTCCCATGAGAGCGGGAAGGTAGGTGTAGACCAGGCGCCCCGTCGCCCCGACGAGCCCGGGCAGGGCCGCGAGGAAAAACAGCTCCTGGCGGCTGAAGTCGAACCCCGCCTGGTTCAGCCGCACCGCCACGAGAGCCCCCAGCGTGCTCACCGAAAACGAGAGGAACAGCGCGAACGTGGAAACCGCGAGGTTCCTCAGCGCGATCGAGCGGCCCGACGCGCGCCACATCGACGCGTCCTCCGGATCCCACCCTCCGACGATCCTCGGCACCGGCATACCCTTCGGCCTCATCTCCGACCGCGCCGCTTCACGATGACGGTGCTGAAATACGAGGCACCCTGCGACAGGTCGGCCTCAGCGAAGCGAGGAAACACCGCCTCGGTGGGAAGCCCGCAGTCGCTCACCATGGACGCGTCGTCCAGCTCTCCACGCTCGGCCAGGTCGGCTCGCAGCTTTTCAAGACGGCTTCCCGACTTCAGGTACACGCGCGTCGCGTCGGGGGAAAAACCGCCGCCGGCC is part of the Berryella intestinalis genome and harbors:
- a CDS encoding molybdopterin-dependent oxidoreductase, which gives rise to MDLTRRSFVKATAVALASAAAGGSSAALSGCAPRSLSEETKMHQAVCRFCGCGCGVLCESRNGKLISVTGDPDNGSNRGLNCIKGYYLAKILYGKDRIVKPLIRDDASTKGTDEGLREATWTEALELVSGKLRETWKNDKSRLAFWGSGQQPILEGYCTAKFWKAGLLSNNIDPNARLCMASAVVAFMNVFQTDEPAGCYADIDEADVFVTWGANMAEAHPMLYSRLTARKLSGKNVRHFDLGTMRTRTSASADKLLLFKPGTDLAIANCIANYLVENKLYDEKFVADHLQFKQGAENIGNAQDDGYDASDAGKAAGNVSGITFEEYAERLKPYTFEYTSELSGVAIEDLKELAAVFAEPGTRIMSLWTMGVNQHNRGTWMNHNIYNIHLLTGKIAQPGNGPFSLTGQPSACGTAREVGTFSHRLPADLVVNNDAHRRYSEAVWNLPEGYLDPISKPGFHTVKIFRELSKGNIDFLWSAHNNWAVSMPNLTRTLGRGDQKGIMDSFIVVSEVYPTLSTQYADVVLPSAMWVEREGQFGNGERRTAVFEKAADAPGEARWDLWMLMEVAKRVLDGELIDGEDAFDRLFGSVYDKDAADFKADMRATNAALWEEYRTFSNPGLNPRAAAINESAKLKMEAKQLAPYDAIIAGHGLTWPAREVDGEWKPTLWRFCDGPQEDGFDQYGVEKYGERDLAGGISFYKSANRKPSVVFRPYEPPAETPDEQFPFYFCTGRLLEHWHTGSMTRRVPELDKALPEALLEMNREDCERLGIASGDRVKVRSRWGEFEINVSTAGRMEPPAGVAFAPFFAEENLINLAVQDTYCPLSKEPDYKKTCVSIEKVAKGA
- a CDS encoding chaperone NapD, with the protein product MQDHTVISSLIVRVLPDHGESAAARLASIEGVEVHEKLEGKIVVTIEAPTVDSSHDTAASFSEIPGVIGVDLVYVNFEDDPAVAKGSQR
- a CDS encoding 4Fe-4S binding protein — translated: MKRANANCTRVRRAVQILVAALFVASPLAAGRALFGAARGSEAPTGVPADLPFWGTLSSSQVGPVTLLDPFAAVQAMAASLSFDPAWLVAAAPVVAFYGLVRARSFCGWVCPVNLVLELVDALRRKLRIEVAERVVARRTKMGAALGVVVGSALVGIPLFEAVSPLSALNKLVVVGSFVGTIALALIVAAELLWGHRVWCRSLCPLGGFYQALGRVGVVRIAIDERACTRCGRCKKACLADPEILDPAIYQGRRTVDAGDCMVCGACIDACPERALRYTATVPGSNLFDSSTLSAANDKEVSR
- a CDS encoding cytochrome c3 family protein gives rise to the protein MSDQTPVAQPDNAGERPEKPRRKTKKPFIYGIIALAVIGLGSAFWVWHETPGFCNAICHSPMDATVGTYNFSSGSPATDKWGNPVPDGSDMLVVVHKEKAGADCLTCHIPTIQEQVKEVAEWTTGNYYDPLTERSIADLNAYGARADANALCMNEACHNVGKDDLARATSALARNPHAEVEGHPLFECSDCHKSHRQSVNACSGCHEDAKIPEGWLTVAQATALAPHNGR
- a CDS encoding response regulator transcription factor, translating into MIRIVLADDHSMVAEGFRMILDQQPDFEVVGVASSPAQAMDMLVELAPDVLVSDVSMGGQKSGLLLAERIEGSSVRCGVVLLTMHDELEFARQAFQHGAKGYVLKSSSDDDLFSAVREAAAGECYLCRELISPFIKDSMRRIDDVPSILTPHESEIAVLSVKGFSNADIADALSVSVKTVESRKSKIMAKLGLKSKPELFDYVVRHRLF
- a CDS encoding GAF domain-containing sensor histidine kinase → MDRQDLAFALKREFGFDFVGVSRVPRGSWQSLSWDYVAGNISDRYLRVHLPEGVGALGMVANSRRALLVGSVERDMQQDIWYQFPIVAAELLESFLCFPLFDDDRLSSIVICAFRTPFNFGQDLVDRVQESAARMTDRGVSARSALTLSGESLTPRYAEITHRIIQAQEDERKRIARELHDGLAQELLLVQIGLRRARTLDAGAKDAALDRACDQLRDAMAHISSLARNLRPAELDELGLGAAVSAECKEYDHYFGVRSSVDICECESLNPDCEVALYRIFQEASLNACKYSGTERIEVALRRAAGSLVLSVRDFGSGFDVGNPEAKGGGLGIAGMRERAAAFGGELVVRSTMGEGTLVEAIMPLDGGGHD
- a CDS encoding MFS transporter, yielding MPRIVGGWDPEDASMWRASGRSIALRNLAVSTFALFLSFSVSTLGALVAVRLNQAGFDFSRQELFFLAALPGLVGATGRLVYTYLPALMGGRAFTLSSLALMMVPLAGLGFALQDPATPFWQMALWFSLLGPALSHFSGSMANIGEFFPKRNRGTANGINAGVGNLGVAAAYLVAPLAMGASLSPMLDSAPLALHRACFLLIPSLAVAFILVALFMDDVPVERQSPSQALAPFKRVNLWLMAVVYSCGFGSFIGYSMAFPLIVSMVFPQSGSDWFIFLGPLVGAGIRPVGGWLSDRIQSGARVALASLVVMLLATIGVACGVARGDFTLFFWCMMALFSGTGLVNGASFRMIPHLFESRTTAGQVTGIVSAFAAYGAFFVPMLFRLDYLQALAALAVFTAATAVLAWFAYARRRAPFPC